Below is a genomic region from Lujinxingia sediminis.
CGAGCGCGCCCGCGCTCAGGGCTTTAACGACGAGCAGATCTACGAAGCGCTGGGCATCGCGGCGACCTCCACCTCGTTTAACCTCTACTATAAGTTCCGCTCGCTGGCGGCGACCGACGCCTTTGAGGGCCTCAACCCCGGGTTGCGCGCCTCGCTCTTTATGCGCCCGACGATGGGCAAAGCCTTTGCCGAGCTGGTCAACCTGATGATCAGCACGGCCAACGGCTGCGCCAGCTGCGTCTCCGGCCACATCCAGGAGGCCATCGGCAACGATGTGACCAAAGAGCAGATCGACGAGGTGATCCGCACCGGTGCCATCGTCGCCTCGATCTGCCAGTTCGTGAACAGCTCCGAGCGCTACGCC
It encodes:
- a CDS encoding carboxymuconolactone decarboxylase family protein, whose translation is MSWLPVLSNEAMSDDQKKVFERALTKLHIEGDAPDWLRVLANAPLFLKDVFMNLDKGVFSDGGLQSKTKVLLAAVAAAHWGNQDVASFFAERARAQGFNDEQIYEALGIAATSTSFNLYYKFRSLAATDAFEGLNPGLRASLFMRPTMGKAFAELVNLMISTANGCASCVSGHIQEAIGNDVTKEQIDEVIRTGAIVASICQFVNSSERYAR